The sequence below is a genomic window from Desulfobulbus oligotrophicus.
GAGCTGAGTTGTGCTCCGCCCGGAATAACGGTCAGGAAGAGTATGAAGAGAGTACAGCTTAGCTTGGCCGGAAAATACTTCACATCAACCTCCATGAACAAAAAGTCGACAGAAAACGACTTCTGCGTTGCGCCTCAAACAGCAGTATTCTGTTATTGCTGAACAGTTCAGTCGACAAGTAGAAGCCTGATTGCCTTATGCACTGTCTGATCATTCGTAGACAGCTCTATTCATAGATACAAAAGACGAGCAGTTGCGTCAAGAAAGCTTAAAGGGCTGCACCACTGGTGGGGGAATGATCCGTGTAAAAGCATGGCTCCATTAGCCCGCACCATGCTTTTAATCGCAATACCGGCGGACAAGATCACCATAGGCGTCAGTACGGCGATCCCGGAAATAGGGCCAGATACGGCGAACCTGCTCACTGCGTTGCAGATCAAGATCTGCCGTCAGTACCTGTTCCTGATCTGTTGCAGCCACGGCCAGCAGTTCGCCCTGGCAACCGGCCACAAAACTGTTTCCCCAGAACTGAGCACCGGCTCCGGCACCGGAGGGATCAGCCTCAAAGCCGACCCGGTTGACACTTACCACCGGAATGGAGTTGGCAACGGCGTGGCTGCGTTGAACTGTCACCCAGGCATCCCGCTGTCGGTTCTGCTCTGTTGCCGAATCGTTGGGATCATAGCCGATGGCTGTGGGATAGATGAGGAGTTCTGCACCGGCCATGGCCATGAGCCGGGCCGCTTCCGGAAACCACTGGTCCCAGCAGATCAACACACCCAGGCAGCCCAGGGAGGTGGTGATGGGGGTAAAGCCGAGGTCACCCGGGGTGAAGTAGAATTTTTCGTAGTATCCGGGGTCATCGGGGATGTGCATTTTGCGGTATCTGCCGGCCACACTGCCGTCAGTCTCCAGTACCACCGCGGTATTGTGATACAGGCCGGGTGCACGGCGTTCAAAAAGCGAGGTGACAATCACCACCCCGAGTTCTCTGGCCGCAGCACCAAATCGGGTGGTGCTCGGTCCGGGGATGGGTTCGGCCAGGTCAAAACAGCTGGTCTCTTCAGTCTGACAGAAGTAGTGGCTTGTGTGCAGCTCCGGCAGTACGATCAGCTGTGCTCCCTGGGCAGCTGCCTCGTGAATGCCCTGCAGGGAACGGGCGATGTTTGCCTCACAGTCTGTGGTGCAGCGATGCTGGACTATACCTAAACGAACGGTTTTCATGATAACACTCCCCGGGGAAGCTGCATGGTGACGCAGTGTAGCGAACCATGCTGATTGATGAGTGGGCGGCAGTTGATGCCGATGGTTTCCCGGTCCGGAAAAAGACGGGCAATGGTTTCTAGGGCTGCTGTGTCCTGAGGAATCCCGTAGGTCGGTACCAGCACCGCACGGTTGATGATCAGAAAGTTGGCATAAGTGGCGGGCAGACGGTGACCGTCCGGAGCAAAACAGGGTTGCGGCCAGGGAAGGGGGACCAGTTGGTAAGGTTGGCCATCAATGGTCCGCAAAGCGCGCAGCTCCTGTGCCATGGCTGCCAGCGTAGTGAAGTGTTCGTCGTGCGGGTCGTCACAGCAGACATAGGCAATGGTGTTGTCGGGACAGAACCTGGCCAGGGTATCGATGTGGGCATCGGTGTCATCACCGTACAGAGACCCGTTGTTCAGCCAACAGAAACGCTTTACTCCCAGTAGGTTGCCCAAGGTCTGTTCAAGGCTGTGCCGGTCAAGGTGGGGGTTACGATTGGCACTGAGCAGGCATTTTGTTGTGGTCAGCACTGTGCCGGCACCGTCACTGTCAATACTGCCGCCTTCAAGCACCAGGCCGGGAACTCGCACCGTGTTTTTACCAAAGGCGCCCTGTGCTGCCAGTTGAGCCGTAACCAGGGTGTCGTGATGTGCGGCGAACTTCAACCCCCAGCCGTTGAAGCCGAAGTCGTACAGCACGGGCTGGTTATTTTCATACACAGTGATCGGCCCGAAATCTCGTGACCAGGTGTCATTGGTGGGTATACGGTAAAGGGTAAACCGGTCGGGGCTGATCCCGGCCCGGCGGAGCTGCTCTTCTGCCGGGATGATGGCAGGTGTCACAATCACCAGCTGTTCATATCGGCTGATGGCTCGGGCAATCTCAACGAACACTTTTTGGACCTGTACCAGGGTATCGTGCCAGTCGGTTTTTGCATGCGGCCAGGCCAGCAGCACGCCGTCCTGTTCTTCCCATTCGGCGGGTAGGCGTCTGTTCAACGTGGGACTCCTGAGTCAGAGGGTGATACGATAGGGTTTGCAGGATGCAAATTTAGCCGATCTGTGGTTACCTGTAAACTGCCACCCCATGCAACAGGAAGCTATCTGCACCGTGCTGTATAAAAGAACAGCAGCCTCTGATACCCAAAGGAGGGAAAAGCCGTCATGAAACAGTCTCTGCTCAGCCACCTGATCTGTCCCCGTTGTCTGCCTGCTGAGCACCGCCTGGCACTTGAAGAGGGATATGCAGCCGATGAAGACATCAAAACCGGCATCCTGATCTGCACACGGCACGGCTGCCGGTTTCCCATTGTTGACGGAGTGGCCATGCTTACTCCGCAGCCGTTGGCCGATCCTGCAACAGTCAACACCTATGAAACCGAGGCGGCTGTCTCTTCCTACCTGTGGGGACAGTACGGTGATCTGCTCGGGGAGGAGCAGGCCTCAACCGCCTATGCTGACTGGGCCGCCCTGATAGAGCCGCAGCACGGCATGGCTCTGGATGCCGGAGCAGCGGTGGGGCGTTTTACCTTTGAGATGAGCACCCGG
It includes:
- a CDS encoding carbon-nitrogen hydrolase, whose protein sequence is MKTVRLGIVQHRCTTDCEANIARSLQGIHEAAAQGAQLIVLPELHTSHYFCQTEETSCFDLAEPIPGPSTTRFGAAARELGVVIVTSLFERRAPGLYHNTAVVLETDGSVAGRYRKMHIPDDPGYYEKFYFTPGDLGFTPITTSLGCLGVLICWDQWFPEAARLMAMAGAELLIYPTAIGYDPNDSATEQNRQRDAWVTVQRSHAVANSIPVVSVNRVGFEADPSGAGAGAQFWGNSFVAGCQGELLAVAATDQEQVLTADLDLQRSEQVRRIWPYFRDRRTDAYGDLVRRYCD
- a CDS encoding agmatine deiminase family protein, with the protein product MNRRLPAEWEEQDGVLLAWPHAKTDWHDTLVQVQKVFVEIARAISRYEQLVIVTPAIIPAEEQLRRAGISPDRFTLYRIPTNDTWSRDFGPITVYENNQPVLYDFGFNGWGLKFAAHHDTLVTAQLAAQGAFGKNTVRVPGLVLEGGSIDSDGAGTVLTTTKCLLSANRNPHLDRHSLEQTLGNLLGVKRFCWLNNGSLYGDDTDAHIDTLARFCPDNTIAYVCCDDPHDEHFTTLAAMAQELRALRTIDGQPYQLVPLPWPQPCFAPDGHRLPATYANFLIINRAVLVPTYGIPQDTAALETIARLFPDRETIGINCRPLINQHGSLHCVTMQLPRGVLS